The following are from one region of the Halarcobacter sp. genome:
- a CDS encoding sulfite exporter TauE/SafE family protein, whose amino-acid sequence MTDEILLGLITFFTSTVAGVIGLGGGMILIAVLPSFLPLNALVPVHGLTQLSSNLSRAYFGYKDIKIEVIPKFLLGSLIGISIFATILYFISLEYVPLFIGLYILLSLWSNKFNEKIKKYESYVLIGFFQTGLSIVVGATGPMATALLIKDYNDKDTVVATAAALMSITHLLKVFAFMFFGFVFFDYLGILIAMIIGAISGSYMGTKIRDKIDGKKFLIFLKIFLSILAIKAILSVFI is encoded by the coding sequence ATGACAGATGAAATTTTATTAGGCTTAATAACTTTTTTTACTTCAACTGTTGCTGGTGTAATTGGGCTTGGTGGGGGAATGATTTTAATTGCAGTTCTTCCCTCTTTTTTGCCTCTAAATGCTTTAGTTCCAGTTCATGGACTAACTCAATTATCTAGTAATCTAAGTAGAGCATATTTTGGATATAAAGATATAAAAATAGAGGTTATTCCAAAATTTTTATTGGGCTCACTTATAGGGATTTCTATTTTTGCTACTATTTTGTATTTTATATCTTTAGAATATGTTCCTTTGTTTATAGGTCTTTATATTCTACTTTCATTGTGGAGTAATAAATTTAATGAAAAAATCAAAAAATATGAAAGTTATGTATTAATAGGTTTTTTTCAAACAGGTTTATCTATTGTAGTAGGAGCAACTGGCCCTATGGCTACCGCACTTTTAATTAAAGATTATAATGATAAAGACACAGTTGTTGCAACAGCAGCTGCATTGATGTCAATCACACATTTATTAAAAGTTTTTGCTTTTATGTTTTTTGGATTTGTTTTTTTTGATTATCTTGGGATTTTAATTGCCATGATAATTGGAGCAATTTCAGGAAGTTATATGGGAACAAAAATAAGAGATAAAATTGATGGGAAAAAGTTTTTAATATTTTTAAAAATATTTTTATCTATCTTGGCTATAAAAGCAATCTTATCTGTTTTTATTTAA
- a CDS encoding MFS transporter — MNKIFKSREALLYIMAIAMVFSFASWMSLLNNFVIEAASFDGSQIGILQSLREIPGFLAFTVVIAIMFIAQQRLAYLSMMLLGLGVLLTGFFPNALGLYITTVIMSVGFHYLETLNQSLSLQWLSKAKAPIILGKITAAKSFTSLIVFVLIYIMMKYYSVEYKYVYLFFGGITFIIGILIWIFFEHFEDDVVQEKKIVLKKEYWLFYVLTLLAGARRQIFIVFAAFLLVEKFGVDIHNMVALMFVNAILNMYFAPAIGRFISKFGERTTLNFEYLGLIIVFISYAFVNNEYIAFALYIIDHLLFSMAIALKTYFQKIADPKDIASASAVSFTINHIAAVFLPFALGLLWLYSNSLVFIIGAAIAVISFILSFLIPRDPKQGFETTLKN; from the coding sequence ATGAATAAAATATTTAAATCAAGAGAAGCTTTATTATATATTATGGCAATAGCCATGGTCTTTTCTTTCGCTTCTTGGATGAGTTTACTAAATAATTTTGTAATTGAAGCAGCTTCTTTTGATGGAAGCCAAATTGGAATATTACAAAGTTTAAGGGAGATTCCAGGTTTTTTAGCTTTTACAGTTGTAATAGCTATTATGTTTATTGCTCAACAAAGGTTAGCCTATCTTTCTATGATGTTATTGGGATTAGGGGTTTTATTAACAGGATTTTTCCCAAATGCTTTGGGACTTTATATTACAACTGTTATTATGTCTGTAGGGTTTCATTATTTAGAAACACTAAATCAGTCTTTATCTTTGCAATGGCTAAGTAAAGCAAAAGCTCCAATAATACTAGGAAAAATTACAGCTGCTAAATCTTTTACTTCTTTGATAGTTTTTGTATTAATCTATATTATGATGAAATATTATTCTGTAGAGTATAAATATGTTTATTTGTTTTTTGGTGGTATAACTTTTATAATAGGTATTTTAATTTGGATTTTTTTTGAACATTTTGAAGATGATGTAGTTCAAGAGAAAAAAATTGTACTTAAAAAAGAGTATTGGTTATTTTATGTTTTAACACTTTTAGCCGGAGCTAGAAGACAGATTTTTATTGTATTTGCTGCTTTTTTACTTGTTGAAAAATTTGGAGTTGATATTCATAATATGGTAGCACTTATGTTTGTAAATGCAATCTTAAATATGTATTTTGCCCCTGCTATTGGAAGATTTATTTCTAAATTTGGAGAAAGAACAACTTTAAATTTTGAGTATTTAGGTCTTATAATAGTTTTTATATCATATGCCTTTGTAAATAATGAATATATAGCATTTGCATTGTATATTATAGACCATTTACTTTTTTCAATGGCAATTGCACTTAAAACATATTTCCAAAAAATTGCAGATCCAAAAGATATTGCAAGTGCTAGTGCAGTATCTTTTACAATAAATCATATAGCAGCTGTGTTTTTACCTTTTGCTTTAGGTTTATTATGGTTATATTCAAACTCTTTAGTTTTTATAATTGGTGCTGCTATTGCTGTAATATCTTTTATTTTATCTTTTTTAATTCCAAGAGATCCAAAACAAGGTTTTGAAACAACATTAAAAAACTAA
- a CDS encoding CBU_0592 family membrane protein — MDIFQLIGFIGMVFVVVAYFLLQTEKKKITSWTYQVLNLIGAILLLISLFVHFNLGSFVIEIFWIIITILGMYKNLKGDRK, encoded by the coding sequence ATGGATATATTCCAACTAATAGGCTTTATAGGTATGGTTTTTGTTGTTGTAGCTTACTTTTTGTTACAAACTGAGAAGAAAAAAATAACTTCATGGACTTATCAGGTATTAAACCTAATTGGTGCAATATTACTTCTAATTTCACTTTTTGTACATTTCAATTTAGGTTCATTTGTAATAGAAATTTTTTGGATAATAATAACTATTTTAGGAATGTATAAAAATTTAAAAGGAGATAGAAAATGA
- a CDS encoding exodeoxyribonuclease III produces MTKYKFVSWNVNGIRAVDKKEALKWVDEANIDLLGVQETKSTKEQIPNSIFEKNYDTVFASQSAIKGRSGTAVFTDINPSFQSTCPSVDILDEGRINELHFTLGDKEIAFFNVYFPNGQSKEERLVYKMEFYDRFLEHCENLKKEGKSIIVCGDVNTAHAEIDLARPKANENTSGFLPMERDWITKFLSHGYIDTFRHINGDLTDSYSWWSYRANARANNVGWRIDYFYVSEDLKNNISNAYIMSEIMGSDHCPIALEIEF; encoded by the coding sequence ATGACTAAATATAAATTTGTTTCATGGAATGTAAATGGAATTCGTGCAGTTGATAAAAAAGAAGCTTTAAAATGGGTTGATGAAGCTAACATCGATCTTTTAGGAGTACAAGAAACAAAATCAACAAAAGAGCAAATACCTAATTCAATCTTTGAAAAAAACTATGATACTGTATTTGCTTCACAATCAGCAATAAAAGGTAGAAGTGGAACAGCGGTATTTACTGATATAAATCCTAGTTTTCAATCAACTTGCCCTAGTGTAGATATACTAGATGAGGGAAGAATAAACGAACTACACTTTACTTTAGGAGATAAAGAGATAGCTTTTTTTAATGTTTATTTCCCAAATGGTCAATCAAAAGAGGAAAGATTAGTTTATAAAATGGAGTTTTATGACAGATTTTTAGAACATTGTGAAAACCTAAAAAAAGAGGGAAAATCAATTATAGTTTGTGGAGATGTAAATACTGCTCATGCTGAAATAGATTTAGCTAGACCAAAAGCAAATGAAAACACTTCTGGCTTTTTACCTATGGAAAGAGACTGGATTACTAAATTTTTATCTCATGGATATATTGATACCTTTAGACATATAAATGGTGATTTAACAGACAGTTATAGCTGGTGGAGCTATAGAGCAAATGCAAGAGCAAATAATGTTGGCTGGAGAATTGATTATTTCTATGTAAGTGAAGATTTAAAAAATAATATTTCAAATGCATATATCATGTCAGAAATAATGGGAAGTGACCACTGCCCAATAGCACTTGAAATAGAATTTTAA
- a CDS encoding HAMP domain-containing sensor histidine kinase yields MKKLFNNFNSIFNNFNETIGYLVFKKIFLGYLTIVIIISVYQGTVEIKESHKILQKSLKSIETLFSDQIRSAVMQKDEIQIYKTLNIISKEEIISGILLVTKDKKIYFPVDRRDYSQEKYQTYKFRIYDSPYFKTNFVVDVEFYIEKSIHQDRVITQLSRIGTYFVIFTFLFWILIVFYTNKYLTIPLKKLIDGIREFEEHDEEKSHIKLQLNNLRELTILADAFNKMSGKISEDIINLKQLTMIQNLQKKALEDANRAKDDFLANMSHELKTPLNSINLISSIMMKNKNNKFDEKDVKNFEIINNCGNDLLFLINDVLDISKLEAGKLELYYETLNAKRLMYEIKDMFEPQVLEKDLEFVFNFDNNIEFIYSDKQRIKQIVKNLLSNSLKFVHEGTIKLIIEDESDFMKITVSDDGIGIEKEKLGTIFDRFKQVDGSTTRKYGGTGLGLAICKDLVQLFNGDIKIESEIDVGTTITVLIPKNLDKVNKEAECIEEEKKVVEKKKNNEVKNFLFDEEEEKTKQEEKKNILILNKDPINYMQLIIELNKKYKVKQDSNIKDFISKVDKELCDLLIIDMDCLTKEQLNSYILPKEKKLILVSNDEMEGFETIKKPFDKTQMVSLVEKNIS; encoded by the coding sequence ATGAAAAAATTATTTAATAACTTCAATAGCATATTTAATAACTTTAATGAAACCATAGGTTATTTAGTCTTCAAAAAAATATTTTTGGGTTATTTAACAATAGTTATAATTATATCTGTATATCAAGGGACAGTTGAAATCAAAGAATCTCATAAGATACTTCAAAAAAGTCTTAAATCTATAGAAACTTTATTTTCAGATCAAATTAGAAGTGCAGTTATGCAAAAAGATGAGATACAAATATATAAAACTTTAAATATAATATCAAAAGAAGAGATTATTAGTGGTATCTTACTTGTAACAAAAGATAAAAAAATATATTTTCCTGTTGATAGAAGAGATTATAGTCAAGAAAAATATCAAACTTATAAATTTAGAATTTATGACAGTCCTTATTTCAAAACAAACTTTGTTGTAGATGTTGAGTTTTATATAGAAAAGTCTATTCATCAAGATAGAGTAATTACTCAGTTAAGTAGAATTGGTACTTATTTTGTAATATTTACTTTTTTATTTTGGATTTTAATTGTATTTTACACCAATAAATATTTAACAATCCCTTTAAAAAAGTTAATTGATGGGATTAGAGAGTTTGAGGAACATGATGAAGAGAAAAGTCATATCAAACTTCAATTAAACAACCTAAGAGAATTAACAATTCTTGCAGATGCTTTTAATAAAATGTCTGGTAAAATCAGTGAAGATATTATCAACTTAAAACAGTTAACAATGATACAAAATTTGCAGAAAAAAGCACTTGAAGATGCAAATAGAGCAAAAGATGATTTTTTGGCTAATATGAGTCATGAATTAAAAACACCTCTAAATTCTATTAATCTTATCAGTTCAATTATGATGAAAAACAAAAACAATAAGTTTGATGAAAAAGATGTTAAAAACTTTGAAATAATTAATAATTGTGGAAACGACTTACTATTTTTAATCAATGATGTTTTAGATATTTCAAAACTAGAAGCAGGAAAACTTGAACTTTATTATGAAACTCTAAATGCAAAAAGATTAATGTATGAAATCAAAGATATGTTTGAACCTCAAGTTTTAGAAAAAGATTTAGAGTTTGTTTTTAATTTTGATAATAACATCGAATTTATTTATAGTGATAAACAAAGAATTAAACAAATAGTAAAAAATCTACTAAGCAATTCTTTAAAATTTGTTCATGAGGGTACAATTAAACTTATAATAGAAGATGAATCTGATTTTATGAAAATAACAGTCAGTGATGATGGAATTGGAATTGAAAAAGAAAAATTAGGCACAATTTTTGATAGATTCAAACAAGTTGATGGAAGTACTACAAGGAAATATGGTGGTACAGGACTAGGACTTGCCATATGTAAAGATTTGGTTCAACTGTTTAATGGTGATATAAAAATAGAAAGTGAAATTGACGTTGGAACTACAATTACAGTATTAATTCCTAAAAATCTTGATAAAGTAAATAAAGAAGCTGAGTGTATTGAAGAAGAGAAAAAAGTAGTTGAAAAAAAGAAAAACAATGAAGTAAAAAACTTTTTATTTGATGAAGAGGAAGAAAAAACAAAACAAGAAGAGAAAAAGAATATCTTGATATTAAATAAAGACCCGATCAATTATATGCAGTTGATAATTGAATTAAACAAAAAATATAAAGTAAAACAAGATTCAAATATAAAAGATTTTATCTCTAAAGTTGACAAAGAATTATGTGATTTATTAATTATTGATATGGATTGCTTAACAAAAGAACAATTAAATTCTTATATTTTACCAAAAGAGAAAAAACTTATTTTAGTTAGCAATGATGAGATGGAAGGTTTTGAAACTATAAAAAAACCATTTGATAAAACTCAAATGGTTAGTTTAGTAGAGAAAAATATATCTTAG
- a CDS encoding LysR family transcriptional regulator has product MDSNLLKIFVVVADKKSISLAAQDLGFAQSNVTSRIKQLEKNIGHMLFHRIPKGVKLTVEGEKLYPHAKEIIKKIENTILEMKSLDEQPLLRIGSTESNAATRISPFLVKIHKDFPNMELELITGTTNTITEKLLNFELDIAFISDTPKNSELHILNIFKEKIVLLEPKTGKVPDVILTFKKGCAYNEYLHKHYSKNGICSHRNFEFGSLETILSCVEAGMGRTLLPLTVIEKLGFKNRVKIIEIKELSDIPTTLVCRKDCIPKIASYLENFKI; this is encoded by the coding sequence ATGGATTCTAATTTATTAAAAATATTTGTTGTAGTTGCAGATAAAAAGAGTATCTCCCTAGCAGCTCAAGATTTAGGTTTTGCACAATCTAATGTAACTTCTAGAATAAAACAGCTGGAAAAAAATATTGGGCATATGCTTTTTCATAGAATCCCAAAAGGTGTAAAACTAACAGTTGAAGGTGAAAAACTTTATCCCCATGCAAAAGAGATAATAAAAAAAATAGAAAATACTATTTTAGAGATGAAATCTCTTGACGAACAACCCCTACTTAGAATTGGCTCAACAGAATCAAACGCAGCAACAAGAATCTCCCCTTTTTTAGTTAAAATCCATAAAGACTTTCCAAATATGGAATTAGAGCTTATAACTGGTACAACAAATACTATCACCGAAAAATTGTTAAATTTTGAATTAGATATTGCATTTATTAGTGATACTCCAAAAAATAGTGAACTTCATATATTAAACATATTTAAAGAAAAGATTGTATTACTCGAACCTAAAACAGGAAAAGTTCCTGATGTAATATTAACTTTTAAAAAAGGGTGTGCATATAATGAATACCTTCATAAACACTATTCTAAAAACGGTATATGTTCACATAGAAACTTTGAGTTTGGAAGTTTAGAAACTATACTAAGTTGTGTAGAAGCCGGAATGGGTAGAACCTTATTACCCCTGACAGTTATAGAGAAGCTTGGTTTTAAAAATAGAGTTAAAATAATTGAAATAAAAGAGTTAAGTGATATTCCAACTACACTAGTTTGTAGGAAAGACTGTATACCTAAAATAGCATCATATTTAGAAAATTTCAAGATCTAA
- a CDS encoding 4-oxalocrotonate tautomerase family protein translates to MPIINVKMTHEDGGATKEQKELLAKELTQVFVKIFNRGEKTCVVTIDEVSMDNYAIGGKTITQIRNKE, encoded by the coding sequence ATGCCAATTATAAATGTAAAAATGACCCATGAAGATGGTGGAGCTACAAAAGAGCAAAAAGAGCTTTTAGCAAAAGAATTAACACAAGTTTTTGTAAAGATATTTAATAGGGGAGAAAAAACTTGTGTAGTTACTATAGATGAGGTATCAATGGATAATTATGCAATTGGTGGAAAAACAATTACTCAAATCAGAAATAAAGAATAA
- a CDS encoding FIST N-terminal domain-containing protein translates to MQTQSYFYEENNWNKPFDESLDSENTLIICFGSTQFEHVKDGFEKLISTFKKSQIIGCSTAGEIYDDLVYESSLSVVVMKFEKSFIKISSVKCDKAENSFEVGEKICNNLFDKNLKSIFVLSDGLNINGSQLTKGFNKISKDLIITGGLAGDGADFKETWILVDNKPVSNYITAVGLYGENIHTAYASGGGWKKFGIDRMVTEAKNNILYKLDHEPALEVYKKYLGDKSEELPASGLLYPLMIKEEGYKESKVRTILGINKKEQSITFAGDIPNGSEVMFMKATFDELVQGAKDAGEKLHKFDYKSENAACIAVSCIGRKLIMGQKIEEELEVIKDILDDKVTLIGYYSYGEISPLNDGTCDLHNQTMTLTLFWES, encoded by the coding sequence ATGCAAACTCAAAGCTACTTTTATGAAGAGAATAATTGGAACAAACCTTTTGATGAATCGTTAGATAGTGAGAATACTTTAATTATATGTTTTGGTTCAACCCAATTTGAACATGTAAAAGATGGCTTTGAAAAACTTATATCCACTTTTAAAAAATCGCAAATTATAGGTTGTTCAACTGCTGGTGAAATATATGATGATTTAGTATATGAATCAAGTCTAAGTGTAGTTGTAATGAAGTTTGAAAAATCTTTTATAAAAATTAGTTCAGTAAAATGCGATAAAGCTGAAAACTCATTTGAAGTTGGAGAGAAAATCTGTAATAATCTTTTTGATAAAAATCTTAAATCTATTTTTGTCTTATCAGATGGATTAAATATAAATGGTTCTCAACTAACAAAAGGTTTTAATAAAATTTCAAAAGATCTAATCATAACTGGTGGCTTAGCTGGAGATGGAGCGGATTTTAAAGAAACTTGGATTTTAGTAGATAATAAACCTGTTTCAAATTACATAACTGCAGTTGGACTGTATGGAGAAAATATACACACAGCATATGCTAGTGGTGGTGGTTGGAAAAAATTTGGTATAGATAGAATGGTTACTGAAGCCAAAAATAATATCTTATATAAATTAGACCATGAACCTGCACTTGAAGTTTATAAAAAATATCTTGGAGATAAATCAGAAGAACTTCCAGCATCTGGACTTTTATATCCACTTATGATAAAAGAAGAAGGATACAAAGAATCAAAAGTTAGAACAATTTTAGGTATAAATAAAAAAGAACAATCAATAACTTTTGCTGGAGATATACCAAATGGAAGTGAAGTAATGTTTATGAAAGCAACTTTTGATGAGCTTGTTCAAGGTGCAAAAGATGCAGGAGAAAAACTTCATAAGTTTGATTACAAAAGTGAAAATGCTGCTTGTATAGCAGTAAGTTGTATTGGTAGAAAATTGATTATGGGACAAAAAATAGAAGAGGAATTAGAAGTAATAAAAGATATTCTAGATGATAAAGTTACTCTAATAGGATACTATTCATATGGTGAGATCTCTCCATTAAATGATGGGACTTGTGATCTTCATAATCAAACAATGACTTTAACCCTATTTTGGGAATCTTAA
- a CDS encoding alanine/glycine:cation symporter family protein, which translates to MLAEINDFLNNLIWGNILIYLLPALGIFFTISSRFVQFRYFFKMFNILRDTVHDKQGHISSFQALMLSVAGRVGGGNIAGVAVAITLGGPGAVFWMWVIGLIGMSTSFFECSLAQLYKEKDGEDSCVYRGGPAYYVTKALGQRWLGIIISVLLMITFGFAFNATQSFIITTSFESSFNIPTWITGIALTLLFAFAVFGGIKRITKISEVIVPIMAVGYLLIAIVVIALNVAEIPALISMIVQEAFNPSSAIGGGLGAVILQGAKRGMFSNEAGLGSAPNVAAVAYVAHPVQQGIVQSFSVFIDTIILCSCTAFIILLSGVYTPGQSGVDGVLLTQNALIEHLGPLGGYFVTIALLLFGFSSILYNYYLAENSLNFFSKGNKILFTIFRLFVVGLIIWGSMQDLGSIFSFADLSMGLLAVINMIAIALLYKPVLRLIRGYDRQLKEGKNPVLRYNDYNEFKIDKDIWKEIVDNINDIRSNK; encoded by the coding sequence ATGTTAGCAGAGATTAACGATTTTTTGAATAACCTTATTTGGGGTAATATTCTAATCTATTTATTGCCAGCTCTTGGTATATTTTTTACCATTAGTTCTAGGTTTGTACAATTTAGATATTTCTTTAAGATGTTTAATATTTTAAGAGATACTGTACATGATAAACAAGGGCACATTAGTTCTTTTCAAGCTTTAATGCTTAGTGTTGCAGGACGTGTTGGTGGTGGAAATATTGCAGGTGTAGCTGTTGCAATTACACTTGGTGGTCCTGGAGCAGTTTTCTGGATGTGGGTAATTGGACTTATTGGTATGAGTACAAGTTTCTTTGAGTGTTCATTGGCTCAACTGTATAAAGAAAAAGATGGTGAAGATTCTTGTGTATACAGAGGTGGACCAGCTTATTATGTTACAAAGGCTTTAGGCCAAAGATGGCTTGGAATTATCATCTCAGTTCTTCTAATGATCACATTTGGTTTTGCATTTAATGCAACTCAATCATTTATTATCACAACTTCATTTGAATCTTCATTTAATATTCCTACATGGATTACAGGTATTGCTTTAACATTATTATTTGCTTTCGCAGTATTTGGAGGAATTAAAAGAATCACTAAAATTTCTGAAGTTATTGTTCCTATTATGGCTGTTGGATATTTACTTATTGCTATAGTTGTTATTGCTTTAAATGTAGCAGAAATACCAGCTTTAATCTCTATGATTGTACAAGAAGCTTTTAATCCAAGCTCAGCAATTGGTGGTGGATTAGGTGCAGTTATTTTACAAGGTGCAAAAAGAGGAATGTTTTCAAATGAAGCTGGACTAGGTTCTGCTCCAAATGTTGCAGCAGTTGCTTATGTTGCTCATCCAGTTCAACAAGGTATTGTGCAATCTTTTTCAGTATTTATTGACACAATTATACTTTGTTCTTGTACGGCATTTATTATTCTTTTATCTGGTGTTTATACTCCTGGACAAAGTGGAGTAGATGGTGTTTTATTAACACAAAATGCATTGATTGAACATCTTGGACCTTTAGGTGGATATTTTGTAACAATTGCATTATTACTTTTTGGATTTTCATCTATTTTATACAACTACTATTTAGCAGAAAACAGTCTTAACTTTTTTAGTAAAGGAAATAAAATCTTATTTACTATATTTAGACTTTTTGTTGTAGGTTTAATTATTTGGGGGTCAATGCAAGATTTAGGTTCAATTTTCTCATTTGCTGATCTTTCTATGGGATTATTAGCAGTTATAAATATGATTGCAATTGCTCTTTTATATAAACCAGTATTAAGACTAATTAGAGGATATGATAGACAATTAAAAGAGGGTAAAAACCCAGTTCTTAGATATAACGATTATAATGAGTTTAAAATCGATAAAGATATTTGGAAAGAGATTGTTGATAATATTAATGATATTAGGTCAAATAAATAA
- a CDS encoding YbfB/YjiJ family MFS transporter: MMNLLDRNSNSAIILAGIISIIVGIGVARFVFTSLLPPMLENYLTITFAGVLASINYVGYLSGSIFATLIKDINTKVKYFRIGMVLCIVSTLVLGISNNDFIWAISRVVAGFGSAMALVVGSAIVMTKLKMDNKTKAMGIHFSGIGFSIFVTDLITRAFFSFQDDWRGAWVVLSIFGLFAAIYSIYILSFDKEVKQNVVKHKFDFSLFSPFVVLLIIAYFTEGVGFVVQATFLPDIINSLEGLEGYGSFTWTLVGLAGIPSCIIWMTLAHKFGSVNIIIIAMLVQIVGILISALTTNVYLNLFSGVLYGGTFVGLVALFMNLGGKLAGNNPVILMGALTTAYGIGQVVAPLYSVKLVEIYSSYSQSLYVTATIVFLGVILLFIAKNIATDNQKTI; encoded by the coding sequence ATTATGAACTTGCTTGATAGAAATAGTAATAGTGCAATTATACTTGCAGGGATTATATCCATTATCGTTGGTATTGGTGTGGCAAGATTTGTATTTACTTCATTACTTCCACCTATGTTGGAAAATTATCTGACAATTACCTTTGCAGGAGTTTTAGCTTCAATAAACTATGTAGGTTATTTAAGTGGTTCGATTTTTGCTACTTTGATAAAAGACATTAATACAAAAGTAAAGTATTTTAGAATTGGTATGGTTTTATGTATTGTTTCAACTTTAGTATTAGGTATTAGTAATAATGATTTCATTTGGGCTATCTCAAGAGTAGTTGCAGGTTTTGGTTCAGCTATGGCTTTAGTAGTTGGTTCTGCAATTGTTATGACAAAACTAAAAATGGATAATAAAACAAAAGCAATGGGGATACATTTTAGTGGAATAGGTTTTTCTATTTTTGTTACGGATTTAATCACAAGGGCTTTTTTTAGTTTTCAAGATGATTGGAGAGGTGCTTGGGTTGTTTTATCAATTTTTGGTCTTTTTGCAGCTATATATTCTATATATATTTTATCTTTTGACAAAGAAGTAAAACAAAACGTTGTAAAACATAAATTTGATTTTTCACTGTTTTCACCTTTTGTTGTTCTTCTTATTATTGCATATTTTACAGAAGGGGTAGGGTTTGTAGTTCAGGCAACATTTTTACCTGATATTATTAACTCCTTAGAAGGCTTAGAAGGGTATGGAAGTTTTACTTGGACTTTAGTTGGGCTTGCTGGAATACCATCTTGTATAATCTGGATGACCTTAGCTCATAAATTTGGTAGTGTAAATATAATTATAATAGCAATGCTTGTACAAATAGTAGGTATTTTAATCTCTGCACTTACTACAAATGTTTATTTAAATCTATTTAGTGGAGTTTTATATGGGGGAACATTTGTAGGCTTAGTTGCTTTATTTATGAATTTAGGTGGAAAACTTGCAGGTAATAATCCTGTTATATTAATGGGAGCTTTAACTACAGCGTATGGAATAGGGCAAGTTGTTGCTCCTTTATATAGTGTAAAACTAGTAGAGATTTATAGTAGTTACAGCCAATCTTTATATGTAACTGCAACAATCGTATTTTTAGGAGTTATATTACTTTTTATAGCAAAAAATATAGCTACAGATAATCAAAAAACTATATAA